A region from the Variovorax sp. V93 genome encodes:
- a CDS encoding DUF350 domain-containing protein: protein MGFEWLKPGVVLGSLVYALLGVLIFWLCFLIIDKLTPYDLWGEIVEKQNVALGLVVAAMSLGICVIVAAAIH, encoded by the coding sequence ATGGGATTTGAATGGCTGAAACCGGGCGTGGTCCTCGGATCGCTCGTGTATGCGCTGCTCGGCGTGCTGATCTTCTGGCTCTGCTTCCTCATCATCGACAAGCTCACGCCCTACGACCTCTGGGGCGAAATCGTCGAGAAGCAGAACGTGGCGCTGGGCCTGGTGGTGGCCGCCATGAGCCTGGGCATCTGCGTCATCGTCGCCGCAGCCATCCATTGA
- a CDS encoding DUF4178 domain-containing protein has translation MAEEGGAQRAYRAPCPGCGAPVEFRSAQSAFAVCPYCQSTVVRQGETLARIGKMAELFDDFSPLQLFAAGRIQNQPFTIIGRLQYSTAGGRWTEWIAELDGDRTGILSEDNGAYVFALPFELQRTAPPPGDLRVGAASAFNGQSYTVSSNEQVTLLSAQGELPHLPELGRPFPMVELRSDKGLVLSIDYGTEPPGAYLGRSVQLEDLQLTGLRDESAKDEKGRAFNCPNCGAPVTVNLADSKSITCGSCNSIIDLSQGIGGELKHAEQNEPVRPLIPIGSTGQLQGAQWQVVGFQHRMGVEPGDDEHFGWNEYLLYNKKRGFSFLVDAEDGWSMVKPTTGAPVMAENGSSATYLGKRYTQQYAYNAETTYVAGEFYWQVERGQKTFNRDFASGNALLSMERSANELTWSSGSKLDSGLVSAAFKLDDKKDMFARGDALPVSAASGLGCGTIILIVIVIIVLLVILSTCSGSSGGSRSYGGSYGGYSSGGGHK, from the coding sequence ATGGCTGAAGAAGGCGGCGCCCAGCGCGCCTACCGTGCGCCCTGCCCCGGCTGCGGCGCGCCGGTCGAATTCAGGTCCGCACAATCGGCCTTCGCCGTTTGCCCCTACTGCCAGAGCACCGTCGTGCGCCAGGGCGAGACGCTCGCGCGCATCGGCAAGATGGCGGAGCTGTTCGACGACTTCAGCCCGCTGCAGCTGTTTGCCGCGGGCCGCATCCAGAACCAGCCGTTCACCATCATCGGCCGGCTGCAATACAGCACCGCCGGCGGGCGCTGGACCGAGTGGATCGCCGAGCTCGACGGCGACCGCACCGGCATCCTGAGCGAGGACAACGGCGCCTACGTGTTCGCGCTGCCCTTCGAGCTGCAGCGCACCGCGCCACCGCCGGGCGACCTGCGCGTGGGGGCCGCCAGCGCATTCAACGGCCAAAGCTACACCGTCTCGTCCAACGAGCAGGTGACGCTGCTGTCCGCCCAGGGCGAACTGCCGCACCTGCCCGAGCTGGGCCGCCCGTTCCCCATGGTCGAACTGCGCAGCGACAAGGGGCTGGTGCTCAGCATCGACTACGGCACCGAGCCGCCCGGCGCCTACCTGGGCCGCTCGGTACAGCTTGAGGACCTGCAGCTCACGGGCCTGCGCGACGAATCCGCCAAGGACGAAAAAGGCCGCGCCTTCAACTGCCCCAACTGCGGCGCGCCCGTCACGGTCAACCTGGCCGATAGCAAGAGCATCACCTGCGGCTCGTGCAACAGCATCATCGACCTGTCGCAGGGCATCGGCGGCGAGCTGAAGCACGCGGAGCAGAACGAACCCGTGCGCCCGCTCATCCCCATCGGCAGCACCGGCCAGCTGCAGGGCGCGCAGTGGCAGGTGGTGGGCTTCCAGCACCGCATGGGCGTGGAGCCCGGCGACGACGAGCACTTCGGCTGGAACGAATACCTGCTGTACAACAAGAAGCGCGGCTTCAGCTTCCTGGTGGACGCCGAGGACGGCTGGAGCATGGTCAAGCCGACCACCGGCGCGCCGGTCATGGCCGAGAACGGCAGCAGCGCCACCTACCTGGGCAAGCGCTATACGCAGCAGTACGCCTACAACGCCGAAACCACCTATGTGGCGGGCGAGTTCTACTGGCAGGTGGAGCGCGGCCAGAAAACCTTCAACCGCGATTTCGCCAGCGGCAACGCGCTGCTTTCGATGGAGCGCTCGGCCAACGAGCTGACCTGGTCCTCGGGCAGCAAGCTCGACAGCGGACTGGTGTCCGCCGCCTTCAAGCTCGACGACAAGAAGGACATGTTCGCGCGCGGCGATGCGCTGCCGGTCAGCGCCGCATCGGGCCTGGGCTGCGGCACCATCATCCTCATCGTGATCGTCATCATCGTGCTGCTGGTCATCCTGAGCACCTGCAGCGGCTCGTCGGGCGGGTCGCGCAGCTACGGCGGCTCCTATGGCGGCTATTCGAGCGGCGGCGGCCACAAATGA
- a CDS encoding SPFH domain-containing protein: MALMDFIKKQFIDIIQWTETGDGTLAWRFPMAEMEIQNGASLTVRESQVAVFVNEGQVADVFGPGMYKLTTQTLPVLTYLKNWDKLFESPFKSDVYFFSTRQQVDQKWGTPQPITIRDKDFGAVRLRAFGNYSFRIGDAKLFHTEISGTRDVYGVADLDGQLRGLVLQNISNAIASSGVPFLDLAANQIQFAQALAAQLVPEFSKIGIKLENITVQNVSLPEELQKILDQKIGMGMVGNDMGKFMQYQTAQAIPKFAEGAGQGGGIAGDAMGLGAGVALGQVLAQNLAQGLSPGAAAQAAATQQQPAVAVVSPADVMTTLEKLGELKTKGILTQEEFDAKKAELLKKLV; encoded by the coding sequence ATGGCCCTGATGGATTTCATCAAGAAACAGTTCATCGACATCATCCAGTGGACCGAGACCGGCGACGGCACGCTGGCCTGGCGCTTCCCGATGGCGGAGATGGAAATCCAGAACGGTGCCTCGCTCACCGTGCGCGAGTCGCAGGTGGCGGTGTTCGTCAACGAAGGCCAGGTGGCCGACGTGTTCGGCCCGGGCATGTACAAGCTCACGACGCAGACGCTGCCCGTGCTCACGTACCTGAAGAACTGGGACAAGCTGTTCGAGTCCCCGTTCAAGAGCGACGTCTACTTCTTCAGCACCCGCCAGCAGGTCGACCAGAAGTGGGGTACGCCGCAGCCCATCACCATCCGCGACAAGGATTTCGGCGCCGTGCGCCTGCGCGCCTTCGGCAACTACAGCTTCCGCATCGGCGATGCCAAGCTGTTCCACACCGAGATCTCGGGCACGCGCGACGTCTACGGCGTGGCCGACCTCGACGGCCAGCTGCGCGGGCTGGTGCTGCAGAACATCAGCAATGCCATCGCGTCCAGCGGCGTGCCGTTTCTGGACCTTGCCGCCAACCAGATCCAGTTTGCCCAGGCGCTGGCCGCGCAGCTGGTGCCGGAGTTTTCCAAGATCGGCATCAAGCTCGAGAACATCACGGTCCAGAACGTCTCGCTGCCCGAAGAGCTGCAGAAGATCCTCGACCAGAAGATCGGCATGGGCATGGTCGGCAACGACATGGGCAAGTTCATGCAGTACCAGACCGCGCAGGCCATTCCCAAGTTCGCCGAGGGCGCGGGCCAGGGCGGCGGCATCGCGGGCGATGCCATGGGCCTGGGCGCCGGCGTGGCGCTGGGCCAGGTGCTGGCGCAGAACCTCGCGCAGGGGCTGAGCCCGGGCGCGGCGGCACAGGCCGCAGCGACCCAGCAGCAGCCTGCCGTGGCCGTGGTGAGCCCGGCCGACGTGATGACCACGCTCGAGAAGCTCGGCGAGCTCAAGACCAAGGGCATCCTCACGCAGGAAGAGTTCGACGCCAAGAAGGCGGAGCTGCTCAAGAAGTTGGTCTAA
- a CDS encoding NADP-dependent malic enzyme: MSDSTIPSTPTPEDKRAELRRAALEYHELPVPGKIAIAATKQMVNQRDLSLAYSPGVAAPCEEIVKDPANAFKYTARGNLVAVITNGTAVLGLGDIGALASKPVMEGKGVLFKKFAGVDVFDIEIDEKDPAKLVEIIASLEPTFGAINLEDIKAPDCFYVERELRKRMKIPVFHDDQHGTAITVAAAMLNGLKVAGKDISEVKLVTSGAGAAALACLNLLLKVGLQRENVFVTDLAGVVYEGREELMDDDKRQYMQKTTARTLAEVIEGADVFLGLSAGGVLKPAMVAKMAPRPVIFALANPNPEISPEDAHAVRPDVIMATGRTDYPNQVNNVLCFPYIFRGALDSGATTITDEMEIAAVRAIADLAQAEQSERVAAAYVGEKLTFGPEYLIPKPFDPRLMMKIAPAVAKAAEESGVASRPIKDMDAYRDRLQSFVYASGTTMKPIFDAAKRAQKKRVAYCEGEEERVLRAAQIVVDEGIARPTLIGRPAIIAQRIEKFGLRLKEELDYDIVNVEQDHRYRDFWQTYHRMTERKGQTVQTAKIEMRRRLTLIGAMLLHKDEVDGMICGTWGTTLIHLHYIDQVIGKRPGGCESTPQDVPVYACMNGLLLPDRQVFLVDTHVNYDPSPEELAEITTMAAEEMMRFGLKPKAALLSHSNFGTSNEPSAVKMRKTLDLLRVQAPWLEVDGEMHGDVALDSKQRAIVMPHSALAGDANLLVFPNIDAANISYNLLKTAAGGNIAIGPVLLGAAKPVHILTASATVRRIVNMTALTVADANAER; this comes from the coding sequence ATGTCCGATTCGACGATCCCATCGACCCCCACGCCCGAAGACAAGCGCGCCGAACTGCGGCGCGCCGCCCTCGAGTACCACGAGCTTCCGGTGCCGGGCAAGATTGCCATTGCCGCCACCAAGCAGATGGTCAACCAGCGCGACCTGTCGCTGGCCTATTCGCCCGGCGTGGCCGCGCCCTGCGAGGAAATCGTCAAGGACCCGGCCAACGCCTTCAAGTACACGGCGCGCGGCAACCTGGTGGCGGTGATCACCAACGGCACCGCCGTGCTGGGCCTGGGCGACATCGGCGCGCTGGCATCCAAGCCGGTGATGGAAGGCAAGGGCGTTCTCTTCAAGAAGTTCGCCGGCGTCGACGTGTTCGACATCGAGATCGACGAGAAGGACCCGGCCAAGCTGGTCGAGATCATCGCCTCGCTGGAACCCACCTTCGGCGCCATCAACCTCGAGGACATCAAGGCCCCCGACTGCTTCTACGTCGAGCGCGAGCTGCGCAAGCGCATGAAGATCCCCGTGTTCCACGACGACCAGCACGGCACGGCCATCACCGTGGCCGCGGCCATGCTCAACGGCCTCAAGGTGGCTGGCAAGGACATCAGCGAGGTCAAGCTGGTGACCTCGGGCGCGGGCGCCGCGGCACTGGCCTGCCTGAACCTGCTGCTCAAGGTGGGCCTCCAGCGCGAGAACGTGTTCGTGACCGACCTGGCCGGCGTGGTCTACGAAGGCCGCGAGGAGCTCATGGACGACGACAAGCGCCAGTACATGCAGAAAACCACGGCCCGCACGCTGGCCGAGGTGATCGAGGGCGCCGACGTGTTCCTGGGCCTGTCGGCCGGCGGCGTGCTCAAGCCCGCCATGGTGGCCAAGATGGCGCCGCGCCCGGTGATCTTCGCGCTGGCCAATCCGAACCCGGAAATCTCGCCCGAGGACGCCCATGCAGTGCGCCCCGACGTGATCATGGCCACCGGACGCACCGACTACCCGAACCAGGTCAACAACGTCCTGTGCTTCCCGTACATCTTCCGCGGCGCACTCGATTCGGGCGCCACCACGATCACCGACGAGATGGAAATTGCCGCGGTGCGCGCCATCGCCGATCTCGCCCAGGCCGAGCAGAGCGAGCGCGTCGCCGCCGCCTACGTCGGCGAAAAGCTGACTTTCGGGCCCGAATACCTGATTCCGAAGCCCTTCGATCCGCGCCTCATGATGAAGATCGCGCCGGCGGTGGCCAAGGCCGCCGAGGAAAGCGGCGTGGCCTCGCGCCCGATCAAGGACATGGACGCCTACCGCGACCGCCTGCAGAGCTTCGTCTACGCCTCGGGCACCACGATGAAGCCGATCTTCGACGCCGCCAAGCGCGCGCAGAAGAAGCGCGTGGCGTACTGCGAGGGCGAGGAAGAGCGCGTGCTGCGCGCCGCCCAGATCGTGGTCGACGAAGGCATTGCGCGCCCCACGCTGATCGGCCGCCCGGCCATCATCGCGCAGCGTATCGAGAAGTTCGGCCTGCGCCTGAAGGAAGAGCTCGACTACGACATCGTCAACGTCGAGCAGGACCACCGCTACCGCGACTTCTGGCAGACCTACCACCGCATGACCGAGCGCAAGGGCCAGACGGTGCAGACCGCCAAGATCGAGATGCGCCGCCGCCTGACGCTGATCGGCGCCATGCTGCTGCACAAGGACGAAGTCGACGGCATGATCTGCGGCACCTGGGGCACCACGCTGATCCACCTGCACTACATCGACCAGGTGATCGGCAAGCGCCCGGGCGGCTGCGAAAGCACGCCGCAGGACGTGCCGGTGTACGCCTGCATGAACGGCCTGCTGCTGCCCGACCGCCAGGTGTTCCTGGTCGACACCCACGTCAACTACGATCCCTCGCCCGAGGAACTGGCCGAGATCACGACCATGGCGGCCGAGGAAATGATGCGCTTCGGCCTCAAGCCCAAGGCCGCGCTGCTGTCGCATTCGAACTTCGGCACGAGCAACGAGCCCAGCGCGGTCAAGATGCGCAAGACGCTCGACCTGCTGCGCGTGCAGGCGCCCTGGCTCGAGGTGGACGGCGAAATGCACGGCGACGTGGCGCTCGACAGCAAGCAGCGCGCGATCGTCATGCCGCACAGCGCACTGGCGGGCGATGCCAACCTGCTGGTTTTCCCGAACATCGACGCGGCCAATATTTCCTACAACCTGCTCAAGACCGCGGCCGGCGGAAATATCGCGATCGGCCCGGTGCTGCTCGGTGCCGCCAAACCTGTGCATATTCTCACGGCCAGCGCAACAGTTCGGCGCATCGTGAACATGACAGCCTTGACAGTCGCCGACGCAAACGCAGAGCGATAA
- a CDS encoding ribonuclease domain-containing protein, with protein MAAYASITSSVTKFALTGLMLAALATGAEARGWFGTGKPAQESIALSELPVQGQRTYEAILNGGPFRFEKDGTVFGNRERLLPPARRGHYREYTVATPGSRDRGARRIVCGGEQRTTPEACWYTADHYASFRRIAP; from the coding sequence ATGGCGGCTTACGCCTCGATCACGTCCTCTGTCACTAAGTTTGCGCTCACCGGCTTGATGCTGGCGGCGTTGGCGACGGGGGCCGAGGCCCGCGGATGGTTCGGCACCGGAAAGCCCGCCCAGGAATCGATTGCACTGTCCGAACTGCCGGTTCAGGGCCAGCGAACCTACGAAGCCATCCTGAACGGCGGCCCCTTCCGATTCGAAAAGGACGGCACGGTATTTGGCAACCGCGAGCGTCTTTTGCCGCCCGCGCGGCGCGGTCACTACCGCGAGTACACGGTGGCAACGCCCGGCTCGCGCGATCGCGGTGCGCGGCGCATTGTCTGCGGCGGAGAACAGCGCACCACACCCGAGGCCTGCTGGTACACGGCAGACCACTACGCGAGTTTCAGACGGATTGCACCATGA
- a CDS encoding barstar family protein, with translation MTMERPAEMTLSLRAVRPNIVQSIRAFRVNDLQEAANAAGQHFLYANLGNAQTKQDVLDLIAQQFTFPAHFGKNFDALYDCMTDPLHKSGPQPGFVIVLEQIPANAKFDKEAREQLLDIFRDASDYWGDRKVPFRCFYSFL, from the coding sequence ATGACTATGGAAAGACCAGCGGAGATGACCCTATCCCTTCGTGCCGTACGCCCGAACATCGTGCAGTCGATTCGTGCGTTCCGCGTGAACGACCTGCAGGAAGCCGCCAACGCCGCGGGCCAGCACTTCCTGTACGCCAATCTGGGGAATGCCCAGACCAAGCAGGACGTTCTGGACCTGATCGCCCAGCAGTTCACCTTTCCGGCGCATTTCGGCAAGAACTTCGACGCGCTGTACGACTGCATGACCGACCCGTTGCATAAATCGGGCCCGCAGCCCGGTTTCGTGATCGTGCTCGAGCAGATCCCGGCCAACGCCAAGTTCGACAAGGAAGCGCGCGAGCAGCTGCTCGACATCTTCCGCGATGCTTCCGACTACTGGGGCGACCGGAAAGTCCCGTTCCGCTGCTTCTATTCTTTTCTGTAG
- the rsmA gene encoding 16S rRNA (adenine(1518)-N(6)/adenine(1519)-N(6))-dimethyltransferase RsmA has product MAHIARKRFGQHFLSDGGIIDAIVQEIAPQPGDAMVEIGPGLAALTQPLVERLGRLTVIELDRDLAKRLREHPQLDVIESDVLKVDFAALAARFAAPLRVVGNLPYNISTPILFHLLGFAHLIADQHFMLQKEVIDRMVARPATSDYSRLSVMLQWRYRMENVLFVPPESFDPPPRVDSAVVRMVPLAEPPAVDAARLGEIVQVAFSQRRKIMRHTLGKWLDAHGFAGEFDAQRRAEEVPVAEYVALAQAVPPEPK; this is encoded by the coding sequence ATGGCACACATCGCCAGGAAGCGGTTCGGGCAGCACTTCCTGTCCGACGGCGGCATCATCGATGCCATCGTGCAGGAGATCGCGCCGCAGCCTGGCGACGCCATGGTCGAAATCGGTCCGGGGCTGGCGGCGCTCACCCAGCCGCTGGTCGAGCGGCTCGGGCGCCTGACCGTCATCGAGCTCGACCGCGACCTGGCCAAGCGGCTGCGCGAGCATCCGCAGCTCGACGTCATCGAATCCGACGTGCTCAAGGTCGATTTCGCCGCGCTGGCCGCCAGGTTCGCGGCGCCGCTGCGCGTGGTCGGCAACCTGCCCTACAACATCTCCACGCCCATCCTGTTCCATCTGCTGGGCTTCGCGCACCTGATCGCCGACCAGCACTTCATGCTGCAGAAGGAAGTGATCGACCGCATGGTCGCGCGCCCCGCCACGTCCGACTACAGCCGCCTGAGCGTGATGCTTCAGTGGCGCTACCGGATGGAAAACGTGCTGTTTGTGCCGCCCGAGAGCTTCGATCCGCCGCCGCGCGTCGACAGCGCCGTGGTGCGCATGGTGCCGCTGGCCGAGCCGCCGGCCGTCGATGCCGCCCGCCTGGGCGAAATCGTGCAGGTCGCCTTCAGCCAGCGCCGCAAGATCATGCGCCACACCCTGGGCAAATGGCTGGACGCGCACGGCTTTGCAGGCGAATTCGACGCCCAGCGCCGCGCCGAGGAAGTGCCCGTGGCCGAATACGTCGCCCTGGCCCAGGCCGTTCCCCCCGAGCCCAAATAG
- a CDS encoding peptidylprolyl isomerase: MKHIRSILTLGCLAALAAASGAQGLRPGGGSGITDIMRAGPRLAPPAPRTAPSTAAPVQRSAEYIVALVNSEPITNTEVQSRVTRLIRENAEAERVPRAELTRLVLERLISERAQLQLAKENGIKVDDVAIDQAEQTVARQNQISVEELRRRVVAEGISQREFRNDLRDQLLLTRLRDREVESKVKISDSEADEYLRDQRNAPTKDAALQNINLAHLLVAVPENATDAQVATLQQRAQGLAQRARSGEDFAKLVQENSDSPDRANGGAVGMRTADRYPSLFVEATQSTPVNGIAGPIRSGAGFHVLKVLAKAQLGAADATVTQTQVRHILLLNDPKRTTAQAVAQLAEFKRRLQAGTADFAGLARDNSQDASAKEGGDLGWSRPGQFVPEFEEAMDRLAPGQISDPVVSRFGVHLIQVVGRRESKLTQAEQREAARAVLREQRVDEAFSTWVQEVRARAYVEYREAPQS; the protein is encoded by the coding sequence ATGAAACACATCCGTTCCATCCTGACCCTGGGCTGCCTCGCGGCACTGGCCGCGGCCTCGGGCGCACAAGGCCTGCGTCCCGGTGGCGGCAGCGGCATCACCGACATCATGCGCGCCGGTCCCCGACTGGCGCCGCCGGCGCCGCGCACCGCGCCTTCCACCGCCGCGCCGGTGCAGCGCTCGGCCGAATACATCGTCGCACTGGTCAATTCCGAGCCCATCACCAACACCGAGGTGCAGTCGCGCGTCACGCGCCTCATCCGGGAAAATGCCGAGGCCGAGCGCGTGCCGCGCGCCGAACTCACGCGCCTGGTGCTCGAGCGCCTGATCTCGGAGCGCGCGCAGCTCCAGCTGGCCAAGGAAAACGGCATCAAGGTGGACGACGTCGCCATCGACCAGGCCGAGCAGACCGTGGCGCGGCAGAACCAGATCAGCGTCGAGGAACTGCGCCGCCGCGTGGTGGCCGAAGGCATCTCGCAGCGCGAATTCCGCAACGACCTGCGCGACCAGCTGCTGCTCACGCGCCTGCGCGACCGCGAGGTCGAGTCCAAGGTCAAGATCAGCGACTCCGAGGCCGACGAATACCTGCGCGACCAGCGCAATGCCCCCACCAAGGATGCGGCGCTGCAGAACATCAACCTCGCGCACCTCCTGGTCGCCGTGCCCGAGAACGCCACCGACGCGCAGGTCGCCACCTTGCAGCAGCGGGCCCAGGGCCTCGCGCAGCGCGCTCGCTCCGGCGAAGACTTCGCCAAGCTGGTGCAGGAAAACTCCGATTCGCCGGACCGCGCCAACGGTGGCGCCGTCGGCATGCGCACCGCCGACCGCTATCCGTCGCTGTTCGTCGAAGCCACGCAGTCGACGCCGGTCAACGGCATTGCCGGCCCGATCCGTTCGGGTGCGGGCTTCCACGTGCTCAAGGTGCTGGCCAAGGCCCAGCTCGGCGCCGCCGACGCCACCGTCACCCAGACGCAGGTGCGCCACATCCTGCTGCTCAACGACCCCAAGCGCACCACCGCGCAGGCGGTTGCGCAGCTCGCGGAATTCAAGCGCCGCCTGCAGGCCGGCACGGCCGACTTTGCCGGCCTGGCGCGCGACAACTCGCAGGACGCGAGCGCCAAGGAAGGCGGCGACCTGGGCTGGTCGCGCCCGGGCCAGTTCGTGCCCGAGTTCGAGGAAGCCATGGACCGCCTGGCGCCGGGCCAGATCAGCGACCCCGTGGTGTCGCGCTTCGGCGTCCACCTGATCCAGGTGGTCGGCCGGCGCGAATCCAAGCTCACCCAGGCCGAGCAGCGCGAAGCCGCGCGGGCCGTGCTGCGCGAGCAACGGGTCGATGAAGCCTTCAGCACCTGGGTGCAGGAAGTGCGCGCGCGCGCCTACGTCGAATACCGCGAGGCGCCCCAGTCCTGA
- a CDS encoding LPS-assembly protein LptD: protein MRRRVALRRSGPPLPLAVLSLALLHAHGASAQPAGGLDGPLTLKRTPQLTESLPPAERSQLPSLITGDRLSGRQDLETVVEGHATLRRGEVAITADRLEYYQPDDRAKARGNVRVNQAGNVYEGPELELKLETFEGFFNNVRYSFLATGGHGEAQRIDFVDSNVSVARTATYTTCRREDFPGWMPAWLLSAATLTTDTEENVGVATDARLSFMGISTPPIPSVSFPLSNERKSGLLPPTIGVDNTNGIEISQPYYWNIAPNRDATFTPTLMSKRGLNLGSEFRYLEKEYSGSIRLDLMGSDRLVGQRYNETRAAQLQQLANGEIQASALSFGAPPSSKRWGIWANHHQDFNAKALGLDSLSASININRVSDNDYWRDFTRTPTLAQRQLSNDASLNWSKGDWNGGIRALRYQTLQYSLSPIVPSYDRMPQITANYNKYDWHGFDVSLNLDYTRFRVNTILAGQPGFDINQQSQPDGDRALAIATISRPFITPSSFVIPKLQLNTASYNYYLPQSDVPRLTVNGTQYVNGVPYNPNSLYFFPTSSNRTVPTFSLDSGLIFERDANYFGRAFRQTLEPRAYYVYTPFRNQSMLPNYDSAANDFSFATIYTENAFSGNDRISDTNTLTLGVTSRLIDPDTGVEAARFGVAQRLRFSDQRVTLPGGTPVTDRASDLLLGAQINWTPKWSLDTVVQYNPDTRKSERSAITARYNPGPYRNLSAAFRYQAPTTPLATDGNKSFDVGWQWPLNDLWGDKGKDLGPGKGQGGGRWYAVGRLNYSLQDKKLTDGVLGFEYDGCCWIGRVVLQRITTGTVTANTRIMFQLEFVGFSSIGSSPMQTLRTNIQRYQPLRQPTEGPSRFTNYD, encoded by the coding sequence ATGAGGCGGCGCGTTGCCTTGCGGCGTTCCGGACCGCCCCTGCCATTGGCCGTGCTGTCGCTGGCGCTGCTGCACGCGCACGGCGCCTCGGCCCAGCCGGCCGGAGGCCTCGATGGCCCGCTCACGCTCAAGCGCACGCCGCAGCTGACTGAATCGCTGCCGCCCGCCGAGCGCAGCCAGTTGCCCAGCCTGATCACCGGTGACCGCCTGTCGGGCCGCCAGGACCTCGAAACCGTGGTCGAAGGCCATGCCACGCTGCGTCGCGGCGAAGTCGCCATCACCGCCGACCGGCTCGAGTACTACCAGCCCGACGACCGCGCCAAGGCGCGCGGCAATGTGCGCGTCAACCAGGCCGGCAACGTGTACGAAGGCCCCGAGCTCGAGCTCAAGCTCGAGACCTTCGAAGGCTTCTTCAACAACGTGCGCTACTCCTTCCTTGCCACCGGCGGGCATGGCGAGGCGCAGCGCATCGATTTCGTCGACAGCAACGTGTCGGTGGCCCGCACCGCCACGTACACCACCTGCCGCCGCGAGGATTTCCCGGGCTGGATGCCGGCCTGGCTGCTGTCCGCGGCCACGCTGACCACCGACACCGAGGAAAACGTCGGCGTGGCCACCGACGCGCGGCTGAGCTTCATGGGCATCAGCACGCCGCCGATCCCGAGCGTGAGCTTTCCGCTGTCGAACGAGCGCAAGAGCGGCCTGCTGCCGCCCACGATCGGCGTCGACAACACCAACGGCATCGAGATCTCGCAGCCGTACTACTGGAACATCGCGCCCAACCGCGACGCCACGTTCACGCCCACACTGATGAGCAAGCGCGGCCTCAACCTGGGTTCGGAATTCCGCTACCTCGAGAAGGAATACAGCGGCAGCATCCGGCTGGACCTGATGGGCAGCGACCGCCTCGTGGGCCAGCGCTACAACGAAACGCGCGCCGCGCAGCTGCAGCAGCTCGCCAACGGCGAAATCCAGGCCTCGGCCCTGAGCTTCGGCGCGCCGCCCAGCAGCAAGCGCTGGGGCATCTGGGCCAATCACCACCAGGATTTCAATGCCAAGGCGCTGGGGCTCGATTCGCTCTCGGCCAGCATCAACATCAACCGGGTCAGCGACAACGACTACTGGCGCGACTTCACGCGCACGCCCACGCTGGCACAGCGCCAGCTGTCGAACGACGCCTCGCTCAACTGGAGCAAGGGCGACTGGAACGGTGGCATCCGTGCGCTGCGCTACCAGACGTTGCAATACAGCCTGTCGCCGATCGTTCCGTCCTATGACCGGATGCCGCAGATCACGGCCAACTACAACAAGTACGACTGGCACGGCTTCGACGTTTCGCTGAACCTGGACTACACGCGCTTTCGCGTCAACACCATCCTGGCCGGCCAGCCCGGCTTCGACATCAACCAGCAGTCGCAGCCCGACGGCGACCGCGCCCTGGCCATTGCCACCATCAGCCGGCCGTTCATCACACCGAGCTCCTTCGTCATCCCGAAGCTGCAGCTGAACACGGCTTCGTACAACTACTACCTGCCGCAGTCGGACGTTCCCAGGCTCACCGTGAACGGAACCCAGTACGTCAACGGCGTGCCCTACAACCCGAATTCGCTGTATTTCTTCCCGACCTCGAGCAACCGGACGGTGCCGACCTTCAGCCTCGACAGCGGCCTGATCTTCGAGCGCGACGCCAACTACTTCGGCCGCGCCTTCCGTCAGACGCTGGAGCCGCGCGCCTACTACGTCTACACGCCGTTCCGCAACCAGAGCATGCTGCCGAACTACGATTCGGCGGCCAACGATTTCAGCTTCGCGACCATCTACACCGAGAACGCCTTCTCGGGCAACGACCGCATTTCCGACACCAACACGCTCACGCTCGGCGTCACCTCGCGCCTGATCGACCCCGACACCGGCGTCGAGGCGGCGCGCTTCGGCGTTGCGCAGCGGCTGCGCTTCAGCGACCAGAGGGTCACGCTGCCGGGCGGCACGCCGGTGACCGACCGCGCGAGCGACCTGCTGCTGGGCGCCCAGATCAACTGGACGCCCAAGTGGAGCCTGGACACGGTCGTCCAGTACAACCCCGACACGCGCAAGTCGGAGCGCTCGGCCATCACCGCGCGCTACAACCCGGGTCCGTACCGCAACCTGAGCGCGGCCTTCCGCTACCAGGCGCCCACCACCCCCCTCGCCACCGACGGCAACAAGTCCTTCGACGTGGGCTGGCAGTGGCCGCTCAACGACCTGTGGGGCGACAAGGGCAAGGACCTCGGCCCGGGCAAGGGCCAGGGCGGCGGGCGCTGGTACGCGGTCGGCCGGCTCAACTACAGCCTGCAGGACAAGAAACTCACCGACGGCGTGCTCGGCTTCGAGTACGACGGCTGCTGCTGGATCGGACGCGTGGTGCTGCAGCGCATCACGACCGGCACGGTGACGGCCAACACGCGCATCATGTTCCAGCTCGAATTCGTCGGGTTCTCCAGCATCGGGTCGAGCCCGATGCAGACCTTGCGGACCAACATCCAGCGCTACCAGCCCCTTCGCCAGCCCACCGAAGGGCCGAGCCGCTTCACCAATTACGACTGA